The Thalassospira sp. TSL5-1 sequence CGACGGTTTCGGTATCGCGGGCCAGTTTGGCAATGATCGGCTGGGGCGCCTGGATAAATTCTTTCAGGGTTTCGGCAATAACCTGACGCACCTGAATGGCCTGGTCACGGGCCAGTTTTTCCAGCGCCTGATAGGTCATGCGCCGTAATTTGTCGGTTTCGTTGTCGGTCAGGCCATCGGCCAGATTGGCGATTTTCTGGGCCAGCGTGCCGCGAACATCGTCGTCCTTGTCATCGGTCAGCAGCAGGTCGGCCTGAACCGGTGTTGCCTCGTTTTCGGCAACGCGGCGGCGCACGGAGGCATCGGCGTCATTGGCGAGAAAATACAGAATTTCCGGTCGCGTATCGTGGCGTTGAGCAAGGGTCCCGCGCACATTGGCGGCCGGGCTGGCCGCCATGTTCTTAGCTTCTTCATAGGAAATCGGCGTTTCCTTGCGCCGCGTAAACACACGCTGCAAAAAACCCTTCATCGGGCAGGCTCCCTAGTCATTTTTTTGCCGGCATATGAATGCCGACTGGTTCGGCAATGGCGTAGCTGCCCTTGCCGTGTTTCTTGACCTGATACATCGTGTCGTCTGCACGTTGTACGAGGTCATCGATTGTTTCGGTTTCGTGGGTTTCATGGACGGCAATGCCCAGTGAAATGCCCAAAGGCCGGTCTTCACGGCCCGAAAAGGGTCGCAGGCTGGCACTTGCTGCAATCAGGTCTTTGGCACGATTTTCGGCAGCGGATCGATCGGTCCGATCCAGCCAGAGAACAAATTCATCCCCGCCCAGCCGTGCTACCAGGTCGCCAGGGCGGGTATTGTCCTGCAACATGCGGCTTAAGGTCAAAATGGCTTCATCACCGCGCTGGTGCCCGTGAATATCGTTGACCAGCTTGAAATTGTCCATATCGACATACATCAGGGCTGCGGGGGCTGGCTGCTTTAAAAGCCGGTCGTAACGCCGTTTCAGCTCGTCAAAAAATGCCCGGCGGTTCAAAAGTCCGGTCATGCCGTCTGTGCGTGACAGAGTGACGATACGATCGTGATTATCCGCCTGTTCGATGGCAATGCCGATCTGGTCGGCCACATCGTCCATGATGGCGCGTTCGCCTTCGTTGGGCAGGGGATTTTCGCGCTCGAACAAAAAAGCGACAGCGCCGTTAATCCGGTGGTGATAATGACAACGGCGAATTTTGATCCAGTAGTCACCATGCTCGATTTCCTGATTATCGGTATCGGCAGGAAGCTGGCTGAGGATTTCGGCGGCGACCTTTTTGTGAATATCCTCGCCGGTGCTGGCAACGTCCTTCATTTTACCGTTCTGTGTATCGCAATCGGGACGGAAAATGATGCAGGCGGTACAGGCAAGTGCACGCGAACTGGCGCTGGCGGCGGTGCGTAAAACTTCGGTCGGGTCAATTTCATCACGCATGGCACGCACGATATAGGTAATCAGTCGGTCACGGTTTCGGGCGTTGGCAATTTCGGTTTCGTGCCGGCGCTGTTCGGTTATGTCGTGGGCCAGGCCGCGCGCGCCACTCCATTGGCCGTCGCGGTTAATGACCGGCGTTGCCGAAACCGACAGGCAGGCACTGCTGCCATTGGCACGGTAGAACCAGATCGGCACGTCGCGCACAGGGCGTGTGGTGCGAAATACCTGTTCGGCCTCCTGGTCGTTTTTTTCGATCATGAAATCGACTGGCAGGCGGCCCAACAGGGCCTTGGCCTGATAATCCATTGCGCCACGCGGGGAGACAAAAACAAACTGGCCGTTTTCATCGGTTTCCCAGGCAAAGGCTGATGATACTTCGACAATGTCGCGATA is a genomic window containing:
- a CDS encoding sensor domain-containing diguanylate cyclase, producing MISRLIDRIKKSPNEKVAIAREKTNIDAELAEAARKIGENPDDLPSSASATSSNSALSAIPADRSNKPDDAVAASPGEAQPNDLIERREAAISGTLNHHDAGDVDQSALRFELNPTTMAQAEAPVMVMRADGTPLFANKNAMGFADGIREGLFPEIIALVARALETPGGVVQLLTFEVQRGTATLELTALPMHDDFILLLPRDVSMDRNLREALIDSRQRYRDIVEVSSAFAWETDENGQFVFVSPRGAMDYQAKALLGRLPVDFMIEKNDQEAEQVFRTTRPVRDVPIWFYRANGSSACLSVSATPVINRDGQWSGARGLAHDITEQRRHETEIANARNRDRLITYIVRAMRDEIDPTEVLRTAASASSRALACTACIIFRPDCDTQNGKMKDVASTGEDIHKKVAAEILSQLPADTDNQEIEHGDYWIKIRRCHYHHRINGAVAFLFERENPLPNEGERAIMDDVADQIGIAIEQADNHDRIVTLSRTDGMTGLLNRRAFFDELKRRYDRLLKQPAPAALMYVDMDNFKLVNDIHGHQRGDEAILTLSRMLQDNTRPGDLVARLGGDEFVLWLDRTDRSAAENRAKDLIAASASLRPFSGREDRPLGISLGIAVHETHETETIDDLVQRADDTMYQVKKHGKGSYAIAEPVGIHMPAKK